A part of Hippopotamus amphibius kiboko isolate mHipAmp2 chromosome 16, mHipAmp2.hap2, whole genome shotgun sequence genomic DNA contains:
- the TULP2 gene encoding tubby-related protein 2 gives MRLQKLEQQRRLFEKKQRRKRQEPLMVQANPDAPLRPRRPRRREERFSGDSGPGNPFLQEKVPEAHLRPGAHSVLGILSCVGDGSGERRPLVSSAEAESSDPELEEVSVEDVPASPPAYEEPPGTRRRGWPARQQPGGTAEDKSESQHVGDECRVPSPRPNPGMDGDGGHGDLTSNKGEDLEEKKEESESTVRNSPEAADEDVSEAPEGAGGAGNSDVGSSSRSPPHAPGPRLGEDMEAYVLRPALRGRTVQCRISRDKRGVDKGMFPFYYLYLEAADGRKHFLLAGRKRKRSKTSNYLISLDPTDLSRDGDNFVGKVRSNILGTKFTIFDNGVNPERKNFVLDTARIREELGAVCYETNVLGFRGPRKMTVIIPGIDAQNQRISVQPQNEQESLLSRLQQGASQGLVLLQNKAPSWSEESGAYVLNFHGRVTRASVKNFQIVHPDDPDYLVLQFGRVAPDTFTMDFRFPLCPLQAFAICLSSFDGKLACE, from the exons ATGAGGCTGCAGAAGCTGGAACAGCAG CGGCGGCTGTTTGAGAAGAAGCAGCGACGGAAGCGCCAAGAGCCCCTCATGGTTCAGGCCAATCCTGACGCTCCCCTGCGGCCCCGGCGACCGCGGCGGCGGGAGGAGCGCTTCTCGGGTGACAGCG GCCCCGGGAACCCTTTCCTTCAGGAGAAGGTGCCAGAGGCACATCTGCGCCCTGGTGCCCACAGTGTGCTGGGCATCCTGAGCTGCGTTGGAGATGGCAGTGGCGAGCGTCGCCCCCTGGTGTCGTCTGCAGAAGCCG AGAGTTCCGACCCGGAGTTGGAGGAAGTCTCCGTGGAGGATGTTCCTGCCTCTCCACCTGCTTATGAAGAGCCTCCAGGGACTCGGCGCAGGGGTTGGCCAGCCCGCCAACAGCCTG GGGGCACTGCTGAGGACAAGAGCGAATCCCAGCATGTTGGAGATGAATGCAGGGTGCCCAGTCCGAGACCAAATCCTGGAATGGACGGTGATGGGGGCCATGGAGACTTGACCTCCAACAAG GGCGAAGacctggaagagaagaaagaggagtcGGAATCTACAGTGAGGAACTCCCCAGAGGCGGCCGACGAAGACGTTTCCGAGGCCCCGGAAGGCGCGGGCGGCGCGGGCAACAGCGATGTGGGGAGCTCGTCCCGCTCGCCTCCCCACGCCCCAGGCCCTCGGCTGGGCGAGGACATGGAAGCGTATGTGCTGCGGCCGGCGCTGCGCGGTCGCACGGTGCAGTGTCGCATCAGCCGCGACAAGCGTGGGGTAGACAAGGGCATGTTCCCTTTCTACTATCTCTACCTGGAGGCGGCCGACGGTCGGAAG CACTTCCTTCTGGCTGGGCGCAAGAGAAAAAGGAGCAAGACCTCTAATTACCTCATCTCCCTGGACCCTACAGACCTGTCTCGGGATGGGGACAATTTTGTGGGCAAAGTCAG ATCTAATATCTTGGGCACCAAGTTCACCATCTTTGATAATGGGGTGAATCCGGAAAGGAAGAATTTTGTCCTGGATACTGCTCGGatcagggaggagctgggggctgTGTGCTAT GAGACCAATGTCTTGGGATTTCGAGGGCCCCGGAAAATGACCGTGATCATTCCAGGAATCGACGCCCAAAACCAGAGAATCAGTGTCCAGCCACAAAAT GAACAGGAGTCGCTACTTAGTCGCCTCCAACAGGGGGCCAGCCAGGGGCTGGTCCTGCTGCAAAATAAAGCCCCATCGTGGAGCGAGGAGAGCGGCGCCTACGTGCTCAATTTTCATGGTCGCGTCACTAGGGCCTCGGTCAAGAACTTCCAGATCGTGCATCCGGATGACC CGGACTACCTGGTGCTCCAGTTCGGTCGCGTAGCCCCAGACACGTTCACCATGGACTTCCGCTTCCCACTTTGTCCGCTCCAAGCCTTCGCCATCTGCTTGTCCAGTTTCGATGGGAAGCTGGCATGTGAGTAA
- the NUCB1 gene encoding nucleobindin-1 isoform X1: MPPSGPRAALLLLPPLLLLRAILAVPLERGAPKEENPATESPVSGPALLASQDTGLYYHRYLQEVINVLETDGHFREKLQAANAEDIKSGKLSRELDFVSHHVRTKLDELKRQEVSRLRMLLKAKMDAQQEPNVQLDHLNLLKQFEHLDPQNQHTFEARDLELLIQTATRDLAQYDAAHHEEFKRYEMLKEHERRRYLESLGEEQRKEAERKLEEQQRRHREHPKVNVPGSQAQLKEVWEELDGLDPNRFNPKTFFILHDINSDGVLDEQELEALFTKELEKVYDPKNEEDDMREMEEERLRMREHVMKNVDTNQDRLVTLEEFLASTQRKEFGDTGEGWETVEMHPAYTEEELRRFEEELAAREAELNAKAQRLSQETEALGRSQGRLEAQKRELQQAVLQMEQRKQQQQVHNNPAPGPEGQLKFHPDTGDAPVPAPAGDQKDADASEKKAPEQTPRLPQPDSQHV; encoded by the exons ATGCCTCCCTCTGGGCCCCGTgcagccctcctcctcctgccacctctgctgctgctgcGCGCTATTCTGGCCGTGCCCCTGGAGCGGGGGGCGCCCAAGGAGGAGAATCCCGCGACCGAGAGCCCCGTGAGTGGCCCTGCCCTGCTCGCCAGCCAG GACACAGGCCTGTACTACCACCGGTACCTCCAGGAGGTCATCAACGTGCTGGAGACTGATGGGCACTTCCGGGAAAAGCTGCAGGCCGCCAACGCTGAGGACATCAAG AGCGGGAAGCTGAGCCGGGAGCTGGACTTCGTCAGCCACCATGTCCGCACCAAACTGGACGAGCTCAAGCGGCAGGAGGTGTCTAGGCTACGGATGCTGCTCAAGGCCAAGATGGACGCCCAGCAGGAGCCCA ATGTACAGTTGGATCACCTGAAcctcctgaagcagtttgaacaCCTGGACCCTCAGAATCAACACACATTCGAGGCCCGGGACCTGGAGCTGCTGATCCAGACA GCCACCCGGGACCTAGCCCAGTACGATGCAGCCCATCATGAAGAGTTCAAACGCTACGAGATGCTCAAGGAACATGAGAGACGCCGTTATCTGGAGTCCCTGGGAGAGGAGCAACGAAAGGAGGCGGAGAGGAAGCTGGAAGAGCAACAGCGCCGGCACCGAGAACACCCCAAAGTCAACGTGCCT GGCAGCCAAGCCCAGTTGAAGGAGGTGTGGGAGGAACTGGATGGATTGGACCCCAACAGGTTTAACCCCAAGACCTTCTTCATACTGCATG ATATCAACAGTGATGGTGTCCTGGATGAGCAGGAGCTAGAGGCCCTCTTCACTAAGGAG CTGGAGAAGGTGTATGACCCAAAGAATGAGGAAGATGACATGCGGGAGATGGAGGAAGAGCGGCTGCGCATGCGGGAGCACGTGATGAAGAAT GTGGACACCAACCAGGACCGCCTCGTGACCCTGGAGGAGTTCCTGGCATCCACACAGAGGAAGGAGTTTGGGGACACCggggagggctgggag ACAGTGGAGATGCACCCTGCCTACACGGAGGAAGAGCTGAGGCGTTTCGAGGAGGAGCTGGCCGCCCGGGAGGCAGAGCTCAATGCCAAGGCCCAGCGCCTCAGTCAGGAAACCGAGGCTCTGGGGCGCTCCCAGGGCCGCCTGGAGGCCCAGAAGAGAGAGCTGCAGCAG gcTGTTCTGCAGATGGAACAGAGGAAACAGCAGCAGCAAGTCCACAACaaccccgcccccggccccgagGGACAGCTCAAGTTCCACCCGGACACAG GTGATGCACCTGTCCCAGCTCCAGCCGGTGACCAGAAGGATGCGGATGCTTCAGAAAAGAAAGCTCCAGAGCAGACCCCCAGGCTGCCCCAGCCGGATTCACAGCATGTGTGA
- the NUCB1 gene encoding nucleobindin-1 isoform X2, whose product MPPSGPRAALLLLPPLLLLRAILAVPLERGAPKEENPATESPDTGLYYHRYLQEVINVLETDGHFREKLQAANAEDIKSGKLSRELDFVSHHVRTKLDELKRQEVSRLRMLLKAKMDAQQEPNVQLDHLNLLKQFEHLDPQNQHTFEARDLELLIQTATRDLAQYDAAHHEEFKRYEMLKEHERRRYLESLGEEQRKEAERKLEEQQRRHREHPKVNVPGSQAQLKEVWEELDGLDPNRFNPKTFFILHDINSDGVLDEQELEALFTKELEKVYDPKNEEDDMREMEEERLRMREHVMKNVDTNQDRLVTLEEFLASTQRKEFGDTGEGWETVEMHPAYTEEELRRFEEELAAREAELNAKAQRLSQETEALGRSQGRLEAQKRELQQAVLQMEQRKQQQQVHNNPAPGPEGQLKFHPDTGDAPVPAPAGDQKDADASEKKAPEQTPRLPQPDSQHV is encoded by the exons ATGCCTCCCTCTGGGCCCCGTgcagccctcctcctcctgccacctctgctgctgctgcGCGCTATTCTGGCCGTGCCCCTGGAGCGGGGGGCGCCCAAGGAGGAGAATCCCGCGACCGAGAGCCCC GACACAGGCCTGTACTACCACCGGTACCTCCAGGAGGTCATCAACGTGCTGGAGACTGATGGGCACTTCCGGGAAAAGCTGCAGGCCGCCAACGCTGAGGACATCAAG AGCGGGAAGCTGAGCCGGGAGCTGGACTTCGTCAGCCACCATGTCCGCACCAAACTGGACGAGCTCAAGCGGCAGGAGGTGTCTAGGCTACGGATGCTGCTCAAGGCCAAGATGGACGCCCAGCAGGAGCCCA ATGTACAGTTGGATCACCTGAAcctcctgaagcagtttgaacaCCTGGACCCTCAGAATCAACACACATTCGAGGCCCGGGACCTGGAGCTGCTGATCCAGACA GCCACCCGGGACCTAGCCCAGTACGATGCAGCCCATCATGAAGAGTTCAAACGCTACGAGATGCTCAAGGAACATGAGAGACGCCGTTATCTGGAGTCCCTGGGAGAGGAGCAACGAAAGGAGGCGGAGAGGAAGCTGGAAGAGCAACAGCGCCGGCACCGAGAACACCCCAAAGTCAACGTGCCT GGCAGCCAAGCCCAGTTGAAGGAGGTGTGGGAGGAACTGGATGGATTGGACCCCAACAGGTTTAACCCCAAGACCTTCTTCATACTGCATG ATATCAACAGTGATGGTGTCCTGGATGAGCAGGAGCTAGAGGCCCTCTTCACTAAGGAG CTGGAGAAGGTGTATGACCCAAAGAATGAGGAAGATGACATGCGGGAGATGGAGGAAGAGCGGCTGCGCATGCGGGAGCACGTGATGAAGAAT GTGGACACCAACCAGGACCGCCTCGTGACCCTGGAGGAGTTCCTGGCATCCACACAGAGGAAGGAGTTTGGGGACACCggggagggctgggag ACAGTGGAGATGCACCCTGCCTACACGGAGGAAGAGCTGAGGCGTTTCGAGGAGGAGCTGGCCGCCCGGGAGGCAGAGCTCAATGCCAAGGCCCAGCGCCTCAGTCAGGAAACCGAGGCTCTGGGGCGCTCCCAGGGCCGCCTGGAGGCCCAGAAGAGAGAGCTGCAGCAG gcTGTTCTGCAGATGGAACAGAGGAAACAGCAGCAGCAAGTCCACAACaaccccgcccccggccccgagGGACAGCTCAAGTTCCACCCGGACACAG GTGATGCACCTGTCCCAGCTCCAGCCGGTGACCAGAAGGATGCGGATGCTTCAGAAAAGAAAGCTCCAGAGCAGACCCCCAGGCTGCCCCAGCCGGATTCACAGCATGTGTGA
- the DHDH gene encoding trans-1,2-dihydrobenzene-1,2-diol dehydrogenase isoform X1: MALRWGIVSAGLISSDFTTVLRTLPASEHQRPSPSPPFHPPVFHTCPSPSSLTQAPLQVVAVAARDLSRAKEFARKHDIPKAYGSYEELAKDPNVEVAYIGTQHPQHKAAVLLCLAAGKAVLCEKPMGVNALEVHEMVAEARSRGLFLMEAIWTRFFPAVEALRSVLAQGTLGDLRVVRADFGKNFTHVHRAVDWAQAGGGLLDIGIYCLQFISMVFGGQKPEKISAVGRHHETGVDDTVTVLLQYPGGVHGSFTCSITAQLSNTVSVSGTKGMAQILNPCWCPTELVVKGERKEFPLPPAPGKEFNYTNGMGMSYEAKHVRECLQKGLKESPVIPLAESELLADVLEEVRKAIGITFPQDKR, from the exons ATGGCGCTTCGCTGGGGCATCGTGTCAGCTGGCCTTATCTCCAGCGACTTCACGACGGTGCTGCGGACACTGCCTGCCTCTGAGCATCAG AGACCTTCTCCATCACCTCCTTTCCATCCACCTGTCTTCcacacctgccccagcccctcaaGTCTGACGCAGGCGCCCCTCCAGGTGGTGGCAGTAGCGGCCCGTGACCTGAGCCGGGCGAAGGAGTTTGCGAGGAAACACGACATCCCCAAAGCCTACGGATCCTATGAGGAGCTGGCCAAGGACCCGAACGTGG AGGTGGCTTACATTGGCACCCAACACCCCCAGCACAAGGCTGCGGTGTTGCTTTGCCTAGCAGCGGGCAAGGCTGTGCTGTGCGAGAAGCCCATGGGCGTGAACGCCTTGGAAGTGCACGAAATGGTTGCTGAGGCCAGATCCCGGGGCCTCTTCCTTATGGAG GCCATCTGGACCCGCTTCTTTCCTGCTGTAGAGGCTCTGAGGTCTGTTCTGGCCCAGGGAACTCTGGGGGACCTTCGGGTTGTTCGAGCAGATTTTGGGAAGAATTTCACCCATGTTCACCGGGCCGTAGACTGGGCCCAGGCTGGAGGTGGCTTGTTAGACATTGGCATCTACTGCCTCCAGTTCATCTCTATGGTCTTCGGTGGGCAGAAGCCGGAGAAGATTTCAGCTGTAGGAAGGCACCATGAAACAG GTGTGGATGACACTGTCACTGTGCTACTCCAGTATCCAGGAGGGGTCCACGGCAGCTTCACCTGCAGCATCACTGCCCAGCTCTCCAATACGGTCTCTGTGAGTGGTACCAAGGGCATGGCCCAG ATCCTCAACCCCTGCTGGTGTCCAACAGAGCTGGTGGTAAAGGGGGAGCGTAAGGAGTTCccactgccccccgccccaggcaaGGAGTTCAATTATACAAATGGAATGGGCATGAGTTATGAGGCCAAGCACGTCCGGGAATGCCTGCAGAAGG GCCTGAAGGAAAGTCCTGTGATTCCTCTGGCAGAAAGTGAGCTCCTGGCTGACGTCCTTGAGGAGGTGAGGAAGGCCATTGGAATCACCTTCCCCCAAGACAAACGCTGA
- the DHDH gene encoding trans-1,2-dihydrobenzene-1,2-diol dehydrogenase isoform X2, with product MALRWGIVSAGLISSDFTTVLRTLPASEHQVVAVAARDLSRAKEFARKHDIPKAYGSYEELAKDPNVEVAYIGTQHPQHKAAVLLCLAAGKAVLCEKPMGVNALEVHEMVAEARSRGLFLMEAIWTRFFPAVEALRSVLAQGTLGDLRVVRADFGKNFTHVHRAVDWAQAGGGLLDIGIYCLQFISMVFGGQKPEKISAVGRHHETGVDDTVTVLLQYPGGVHGSFTCSITAQLSNTVSVSGTKGMAQILNPCWCPTELVVKGERKEFPLPPAPGKEFNYTNGMGMSYEAKHVRECLQKGLKESPVIPLAESELLADVLEEVRKAIGITFPQDKR from the exons ATGGCGCTTCGCTGGGGCATCGTGTCAGCTGGCCTTATCTCCAGCGACTTCACGACGGTGCTGCGGACACTGCCTGCCTCTGAGCATCAG GTGGTGGCAGTAGCGGCCCGTGACCTGAGCCGGGCGAAGGAGTTTGCGAGGAAACACGACATCCCCAAAGCCTACGGATCCTATGAGGAGCTGGCCAAGGACCCGAACGTGG AGGTGGCTTACATTGGCACCCAACACCCCCAGCACAAGGCTGCGGTGTTGCTTTGCCTAGCAGCGGGCAAGGCTGTGCTGTGCGAGAAGCCCATGGGCGTGAACGCCTTGGAAGTGCACGAAATGGTTGCTGAGGCCAGATCCCGGGGCCTCTTCCTTATGGAG GCCATCTGGACCCGCTTCTTTCCTGCTGTAGAGGCTCTGAGGTCTGTTCTGGCCCAGGGAACTCTGGGGGACCTTCGGGTTGTTCGAGCAGATTTTGGGAAGAATTTCACCCATGTTCACCGGGCCGTAGACTGGGCCCAGGCTGGAGGTGGCTTGTTAGACATTGGCATCTACTGCCTCCAGTTCATCTCTATGGTCTTCGGTGGGCAGAAGCCGGAGAAGATTTCAGCTGTAGGAAGGCACCATGAAACAG GTGTGGATGACACTGTCACTGTGCTACTCCAGTATCCAGGAGGGGTCCACGGCAGCTTCACCTGCAGCATCACTGCCCAGCTCTCCAATACGGTCTCTGTGAGTGGTACCAAGGGCATGGCCCAG ATCCTCAACCCCTGCTGGTGTCCAACAGAGCTGGTGGTAAAGGGGGAGCGTAAGGAGTTCccactgccccccgccccaggcaaGGAGTTCAATTATACAAATGGAATGGGCATGAGTTATGAGGCCAAGCACGTCCGGGAATGCCTGCAGAAGG GCCTGAAGGAAAGTCCTGTGATTCCTCTGGCAGAAAGTGAGCTCCTGGCTGACGTCCTTGAGGAGGTGAGGAAGGCCATTGGAATCACCTTCCCCCAAGACAAACGCTGA